In the Salvia miltiorrhiza cultivar Shanhuang (shh) chromosome 8, IMPLAD_Smil_shh, whole genome shotgun sequence genome, TAAAATAATGATGCCCTAATTGTTCTATTATCTTACAACTCATTTGTTAGTTCAACTTGTTTTTCTATTCACAAGATTTCAGCTAAAGGGGAACATAACAACCAATGTCCGCCTAAACTAACTTAGTTCAAAGAAAGATCACAAACTTATAGCTGGGCAACCAAGACACCCCTGCTGAAAtgcatgacaaaaaaaatcaagtGATTGATTATAAACATAAGCAAAGACTGCTTATGAGTAAAGAAATACCAATAAAGAATGATGCAGCTAAGAATAAGAGTGTGCATTCAATTTTCAATACGATTTTTTGCTAAAATCTAACCaaattgaatttatattttattttaaaaaaaccgAGTTAATCAaaaaatttacaattataacCAAACCAAACTAAAACAccgaaaaaatagaaaataaaaatacaaaatgtaACTAGGcttagaaaattaataataaaataatttatatacatatatctatatatatatatatatatatacattttcatATGGGATCTTCTATttcactattttgtgtgtatcaCTATGTACTattcttaatttatctattttataattattttttataaaaataaaaaatattattatattatgaactctaattaatatttataactaaaaattgaaattttaaaaaattatataccctaactttgaattaatgaacccaaataatcaattattaattcaaataaatataaaaaataattataaaccctaattggatgagtgaacccatgttaattatctttttataatattaaagcataataaattaaaattgaagaaaatataattaaaaattatactccctccgtcccactccaataggctcacttcttttgggcacgaagattaagaaaacttactttttagtagaaaagtggtgtggtccacatcaattaagtacactttttttacttaaaatgaaaaatgagcctattggagtgggacatcccaaaaaggaaaacgagcctattgaagtgggacggaaaGAGTAATAAAGTAAGAATGATACACGGTTATACATACAAAATAGTGGGATAGAGGATCCGAGGTGAACAATTTAGAGTAAAATTGATAACTAAGCCAAAAGCTATTCCAAAAACAAAGTTGTCTCGGAGTTCATTTAGTAATTTGAGCACGCCACTTtgtaaattaaataaacccaCTTAGTCTTTCCTTTATAAATACACGTACAACTCTGTGTCTCTCTTCAATTCCCAACTTGTTTTGGCATCACACAAGATTGAATGGGGGGTAGCTCACCGTGCGCTTCATGCAAGCTCCTGCGGCGGCGCTGCGCCAAAGACTGCATCTTCGCTCCCTATTTTCCCTCCGACGACCCCCTCAAGTTCGCCATTGTCCACAAAGTCTTCGGCGCTTCCAATGTCAGCAAAATGCTGcaggtaattaattaataataatatacatatatatatatttgataattaTTTGTATTAAAGTAAATTATACTACTATGTGTAGGAGCTGCCGGAGCAGCAAAGAGGAGATGCAGTGAACAGCTTGGTTTACGAGGCGAATGCGAGAGGTCGAGATCCGGTGTACGGGTGCGTGGGCACCATATCGTACCTCCAGAACCAAGTGTCGCAGCTACAAATGCAGCTGGCGGTGGCGCAGGCTGAGATCCTCTGCATTCAGATGCACCAAGACAAATCCTATTTCCTGCAAAACGACTTGCTCAATATTCCTATTCCTAATGCTAATTCTTTCAACAAAGAATCTCTATACGGACATGACATGGTCTCCTAGCTACCTATAATTCATATATACTATCTAAGATGCCCATGTTTTTACTTGGT is a window encoding:
- the LOC131002007 gene encoding LOB domain-containing protein 12-like; this translates as MGGSSPCASCKLLRRRCAKDCIFAPYFPSDDPLKFAIVHKVFGASNVSKMLQELPEQQRGDAVNSLVYEANARGRDPVYGCVGTISYLQNQVSQLQMQLAVAQAEILCIQMHQDKSYFLQNDLLNIPIPNANSFNKESLYGHDMVS